Proteins co-encoded in one Flavobacteriaceae bacterium MAR_2009_75 genomic window:
- a CDS encoding CubicO group peptidase (beta-lactamase class C family), whose protein sequence is MKTNVIALALISVLLLQSCKENTSANAKTESDSSLVITETATLRIDSTLKSFVDAKNVAGVSALVFEKNKEVYFNAFGHADIESQKPMARNTIVQIYSMTKPVTGTALMTLYEKGKFELDDPLEKYAPEFADMKVYAGEDASGKPVLEDVNRPITIRDITRHTAGFAGVGDSPLGKMVAEADAMNRNNTLTQMAEKMGKLPLQFHPGEEWLYGPCVDVQAFLVERISGVPYQEYVRKHVLDKLGMNETRYFIPEEDRARFASLYRRKGEGVLERDTVTYSNYLEKWPLTRGGSGLTSTLDDYMRFAQMLVKKGSLDSVRILKPETVKLMATNQLADSVTERHFLPSKGQVGFGIDFAVRTDPPANADENNGVVGEFFWDGAASTLFWVDPVNELTAVLFVQLFPYDQVGLHKGFRDAVYGPIKKGN, encoded by the coding sequence ATGAAAACAAATGTTATAGCGCTGGCCCTGATTTCAGTACTGCTTCTGCAATCTTGTAAAGAGAATACATCTGCCAATGCTAAAACTGAGAGTGACTCATCGTTGGTGATTACCGAAACCGCTACGCTACGCATAGATTCGACCTTAAAAAGTTTTGTAGACGCCAAGAATGTCGCAGGAGTTTCAGCCCTAGTTTTCGAAAAGAACAAAGAGGTATATTTCAATGCTTTTGGCCATGCCGATATCGAGTCACAAAAACCAATGGCCCGTAATACTATCGTTCAAATTTACTCGATGACCAAACCGGTCACGGGTACGGCTTTGATGACGCTATACGAAAAAGGAAAATTCGAATTAGATGACCCATTGGAAAAATATGCCCCTGAATTTGCCGACATGAAAGTCTATGCCGGTGAAGATGCTTCCGGAAAGCCCGTTTTGGAGGATGTGAACCGCCCGATCACCATACGCGATATCACCCGACATACTGCGGGGTTTGCAGGGGTGGGTGATTCACCCTTAGGTAAAATGGTAGCAGAGGCCGATGCCATGAACCGCAATAATACCTTAACGCAAATGGCCGAAAAAATGGGCAAACTTCCCCTACAATTTCACCCTGGTGAAGAATGGTTGTATGGCCCTTGTGTCGATGTACAAGCCTTCTTGGTCGAACGAATCTCAGGAGTACCCTATCAAGAATATGTACGCAAACATGTACTCGATAAATTGGGAATGAACGAAACACGTTATTTTATTCCTGAAGAAGACCGTGCACGCTTCGCAAGCTTATATCGAAGAAAGGGTGAAGGTGTTTTAGAGCGAGATACGGTAACTTACAGTAATTATCTTGAAAAATGGCCATTGACTCGCGGTGGTTCGGGTCTTACCTCAACATTAGATGACTATATGAGGTTTGCTCAAATGCTAGTTAAAAAAGGTAGTTTAGATTCTGTGAGAATTTTAAAGCCGGAAACCGTGAAGTTAATGGCGACCAATCAATTGGCCGACAGCGTAACCGAAAGGCATTTCTTGCCCAGTAAAGGCCAAGTAGGGTTTGGTATTGATTTCGCCGTTCGAACTGATCCCCCGGCAAATGCAGATGAAAACAATGGGGTCGTCGGTGAATTTTTCTGGGATGGGGCTGCAAGCACCCTCTTTTGGGTGGATCCCGTCAATGAATTAACTGCCGTACTTTTTGTTCAATTGTTTCCGTACGATCAAGTTGGTCTACACAAAGGTTTTCGCGATGCCGTTTACGGACCAATTAAAAAGGGTAATTGA
- a CDS encoding putative endonuclease, producing MKSYFVYILLCADGLTYTGFTNDISRRLEEHQLGKNKRCFTYKRRPLELIFCQEFNDVHQAILFEKKIKKWSRVKKLALANDDVNLLKRSSECKNSSHFEIFRSKEKGLDYARPDKQTQIGLLNYDVLFQGHNLYSTFNKCSYSLIY from the coding sequence ATGAAGTCGTACTTTGTTTACATACTTCTTTGCGCCGATGGTCTTACTTATACTGGATTCACCAACGATATTTCCAGAAGGCTTGAAGAACATCAATTAGGAAAAAATAAAAGATGCTTTACATATAAGCGTAGACCTTTAGAATTGATATTTTGTCAAGAATTTAATGATGTACACCAAGCCATTCTTTTTGAAAAGAAAATAAAGAAATGGAGTCGTGTGAAAAAATTAGCCCTAGCTAATGATGACGTAAATTTATTAAAACGCTCCTCGGAATGTAAAAACTCAAGTCACTTTGAAATTTTCAGAAGCAAAGAAAAAGGTCTCGACTACGCTCGACCTGACAAACAAACTCAAATCGGCCTATTGAATTATGATGTTCTTTTTCAAGGTCATAACTTATATTCTACTTTTAACAAATGCAGCTACTCCCTTATCTACTAA
- a CDS encoding 3-dehydro-L-gulonate 2-dehydrogenase, whose protein sequence is MASNLTQISFEQMQQVLQKLFRKYGFTDSKADLMARIYTESTLDGVNSHGINRVPLFITYVEKGYVDVNAEAEKAEAFGSIERWDGKFGPGIINAHKCTNRAIELAKINGMGLVALRNTNHWMRGGTYGRMAADNNCISILFTNTQPNMPPWGGKESRLGNNPLIVSIPREEGHVVLDMAISQFAFGKIHDYRLKGQKLPFPGGWDDDDKLSNDPEKILNKERGLPIGYWKGSALSMILDMLATLLSAGNSTSKISGKDCEVGISQVYLCISQDLFHDKDLQERLLQEIIDFTHDVEPINKGDKIYYPGERTLETRAKNEKEGMPVSNEVWAKILELSS, encoded by the coding sequence ATGGCTTCAAACCTAACACAGATTTCTTTCGAACAAATGCAACAGGTGTTGCAAAAATTATTTCGCAAATACGGTTTCACAGATTCTAAGGCCGATTTAATGGCCAGAATATATACCGAAAGTACCTTAGATGGTGTAAACTCCCATGGTATCAACCGGGTTCCTCTTTTCATCACCTATGTTGAAAAGGGCTATGTTGATGTTAATGCGGAAGCTGAAAAGGCAGAAGCCTTTGGTAGTATAGAACGTTGGGACGGTAAATTCGGCCCCGGCATTATCAACGCTCACAAATGCACCAACAGGGCGATAGAATTGGCAAAAATCAATGGCATGGGCCTTGTGGCCCTAAGAAATACAAATCATTGGATGCGTGGCGGCACCTACGGAAGAATGGCTGCCGATAACAATTGCATATCCATATTATTTACGAACACCCAACCCAATATGCCACCATGGGGCGGTAAAGAAAGTCGACTGGGCAATAACCCTTTGATTGTTTCCATCCCCAGAGAAGAAGGTCATGTGGTTCTTGATATGGCCATTTCACAGTTCGCTTTCGGAAAAATTCATGATTATCGCTTGAAGGGCCAAAAGTTACCATTCCCGGGCGGATGGGATGATGACGATAAACTTTCCAACGACCCTGAAAAAATATTGAACAAAGAGAGAGGTTTACCTATAGGTTATTGGAAAGGCTCAGCACTTTCGATGATATTAGATATGTTGGCCACCTTATTATCCGCCGGAAATTCTACTTCTAAAATTTCAGGAAAAGATTGCGAAGTGGGTATTTCACAGGTCTATCTTTGCATCTCTCAAGATTTATTTCACGATAAAGACCTTCAAGAAAGGTTACTGCAAGAAATAATCGATTTCACCCACGATGTAGAACCTATTAACAAAGGCGACAAAATCTACTATCCAGGTGAACGAACCTTAGAAACTCGAGCCAAGAACGAAAAAGAAGGAATGCCGGTAAGCAATGAAGTATGGGCTAAAATCTTAGAACTTTCTTCGTAA
- a CDS encoding cephalosporin-C deacetylase-like acetyl esterase encodes MKIKCYAFLFFILLSCFNLSAQPSKQLVEVIISPDESDWTYNLGEQAEFTIMVLKNKVPLKNVDIKYAIGPDFGYRELPLWEEGTLTTTKNTIKAKKFNHPGFLRCTATVTVDGKEYSSYTTVGFEPDRIKPTTTLPKDFENFWKQGKDELSQIPIEPVLTLMPERCTDKVDVYHVSINNIQGKIYGILTMPKKAGKYPAILHVPGAGVRPYYGEVSEAAEGFVSFTIGIHGIPVNLDEGVYRDLRAGALNGYQTFNLDDKDQMYFRRVYLGCIRSVDFIESLDKFNGEDIGVTGGSQGGALSIVTAGLDDRIDYLAAFYPALSDMTGFLHGRAGGWPQIFVDEFTNKPEKIEASKYYDVANFARFVKAEGWYSWGYNDNVCSPASTFAAYNTIPGKKELHLFQETQHWTFPEQRKLRNEWLYSKLKN; translated from the coding sequence ATGAAAATCAAATGCTACGCTTTCTTATTTTTTATTTTACTCTCCTGTTTCAATCTTTCCGCTCAACCTAGCAAACAATTAGTTGAAGTAATTATAAGCCCTGATGAATCGGATTGGACGTATAATCTGGGTGAACAAGCAGAGTTTACCATAATGGTGCTCAAAAACAAGGTTCCTCTAAAAAATGTCGATATAAAATATGCCATCGGGCCAGATTTTGGGTATCGTGAACTACCCCTTTGGGAAGAAGGCACCTTGACGACGACGAAAAACACGATAAAAGCAAAAAAGTTCAACCACCCGGGCTTTCTTCGTTGTACGGCAACTGTTACCGTAGATGGTAAGGAGTATAGTTCATATACCACAGTTGGTTTTGAACCCGATAGAATCAAACCCACCACCACACTACCCAAAGACTTTGAAAATTTTTGGAAACAGGGCAAAGATGAATTATCTCAAATACCAATAGAACCGGTACTGACATTGATGCCCGAACGCTGTACCGACAAGGTCGATGTATACCATGTGAGCATCAATAATATTCAAGGCAAAATTTATGGCATTCTTACCATGCCAAAGAAAGCAGGCAAATACCCTGCGATTTTACATGTTCCAGGGGCAGGTGTCCGCCCCTATTACGGTGAGGTAAGTGAAGCCGCCGAAGGTTTTGTTTCGTTCACCATTGGCATTCACGGTATACCGGTAAATCTAGACGAAGGGGTATATAGAGATTTAAGGGCAGGAGCATTAAACGGCTACCAAACCTTTAACTTAGATGATAAAGATCAGATGTATTTCCGTCGGGTTTATTTAGGGTGCATTCGTTCCGTTGATTTTATCGAAAGTCTTGATAAATTCAATGGAGAGGATATCGGCGTTACCGGCGGCAGCCAAGGTGGCGCGCTTTCGATAGTTACCGCTGGCCTTGACGACCGAATCGATTATTTGGCCGCCTTTTACCCCGCGCTTTCCGACATGACGGGTTTTCTTCACGGTCGAGCAGGTGGCTGGCCACAAATATTTGTAGATGAATTTACCAATAAGCCGGAAAAAATTGAAGCTTCAAAATACTACGACGTAGCCAATTTTGCACGCTTTGTTAAGGCTGAAGGTTGGTACAGTTGGGGCTATAATGATAATGTCTGTTCACCGGCCTCTACCTTTGCCGCCTACAATACAATTCCCGGCAAAAAAGAACTTCATCTTTTTCAAGAAACCCAGCATTGGACGTTTCCCGAGCAACGTAAATTGCGAAATGAATGGCTGTACTCCAAATTAAAAAACTAA
- a CDS encoding methionyl-tRNA synthetase — translation MAETLNNPSRYTITAALPYTNGPIHIGHLAGVYVPADIYARYLRLTGKDVAFVCGSDEHGVAISMKAKKEGVTPQEIIDKYHTIIKKSFQDFGITFDNYSRTSAEVHHETASDFFIKLYEQGDFIEETTAQLYDEEAKQFLADRFVIGTCPKCGHEEAYGDQCENCGSSLNATDLINPKSTITGSTPTTKETKHWFLPLDRYEGFLREWILEGHKNDWKPNVYGQCKSWIDGGLEPRAVTRDLDWGIPVPVEGGEGKVLYVWFDAPIGYISSTKEWAKREGKDWETYWKDENTKLVHFIGKDNIVFHCIIFPAILKSHGGYILPENVPANEFLNLEGNKLSTSKNWAVWLHEYLEEFPDMQDVLRYTLTANAPETKDNDFTWKDFQARNNNELVAILGNFINRVVVLTNKYYDGVVPAPSNFTEVDQETLNALKKYPEIISSSLERYRFREAAQEFMNLARLGNKYLADEEPWKVVKQDEQRVKTIMFVALQIATGLAVLGEPFLPFTSNKLKSILAASEELGWNDVSEKETLLEADHKINQSQLLFRKIEDSEIQNQLDKLEATKKANENENKAVTPQKDTITFDDFTKLDMRVGTIIEAEKMPKTKKLLVLKVDTGIDTRTIVSGIAKSFKPEEIIGKKVTVLVNLAPRPLRGVESQGMILMTESKEGKLVFVNPDEDGVANGEGIS, via the coding sequence ATGGCCGAGACTCTAAACAATCCTTCACGTTATACTATTACCGCTGCATTGCCTTATACCAACGGACCCATACATATAGGCCACTTGGCAGGTGTTTACGTGCCAGCGGATATTTACGCTCGATACCTAAGATTGACCGGAAAAGATGTGGCCTTTGTTTGTGGAAGTGACGAGCATGGGGTCGCTATATCTATGAAGGCCAAAAAGGAGGGTGTAACTCCCCAAGAAATTATAGATAAGTATCACACCATCATAAAAAAATCGTTTCAAGACTTCGGAATTACTTTCGATAATTATTCGAGAACCTCTGCGGAAGTCCACCATGAAACAGCTTCCGATTTTTTTATAAAATTATACGAGCAAGGTGACTTCATTGAAGAGACTACTGCTCAATTATACGACGAGGAAGCTAAACAATTTTTGGCCGACCGTTTTGTTATCGGCACATGTCCAAAATGTGGTCATGAGGAAGCTTATGGTGATCAATGTGAGAATTGTGGATCTTCATTGAACGCAACGGATTTGATCAATCCGAAATCGACCATTACCGGAAGTACGCCTACCACCAAGGAAACCAAGCATTGGTTTTTACCCTTGGACAGGTACGAAGGCTTTTTAAGGGAATGGATTCTAGAAGGTCATAAAAACGACTGGAAGCCTAATGTCTACGGGCAGTGCAAAAGCTGGATCGATGGCGGACTAGAGCCTAGGGCCGTTACCCGAGATTTAGATTGGGGTATTCCCGTACCTGTGGAAGGCGGAGAAGGCAAAGTACTATACGTATGGTTCGATGCGCCTATTGGTTATATATCGTCTACCAAAGAATGGGCAAAAAGAGAAGGCAAAGATTGGGAAACTTACTGGAAAGACGAAAACACCAAATTGGTGCATTTTATAGGTAAGGACAATATTGTGTTTCACTGCATTATTTTCCCCGCCATTCTAAAATCGCATGGAGGCTATATTCTGCCTGAAAACGTTCCGGCCAACGAGTTTTTAAACTTGGAAGGAAACAAACTTTCCACCTCCAAAAACTGGGCAGTTTGGTTGCACGAGTATTTAGAGGAATTTCCTGATATGCAAGACGTGTTGCGTTATACGTTAACAGCCAATGCCCCAGAAACCAAGGACAATGATTTTACGTGGAAGGATTTTCAGGCCCGTAACAACAATGAACTAGTGGCCATTTTGGGTAATTTTATTAACCGAGTAGTGGTTCTTACCAACAAATATTACGATGGGGTGGTGCCTGCACCCTCCAACTTTACCGAGGTGGATCAGGAAACCTTGAATGCCCTTAAAAAATATCCGGAAATTATTTCCAGTTCTTTGGAAAGATACCGTTTTAGGGAAGCCGCCCAAGAGTTTATGAACCTAGCCCGTTTAGGAAATAAATACCTAGCTGACGAAGAACCTTGGAAAGTTGTTAAACAAGATGAGCAAAGGGTAAAGACAATCATGTTCGTGGCTCTGCAAATAGCTACGGGGCTTGCGGTTTTGGGCGAGCCTTTCTTGCCTTTCACCTCGAATAAATTAAAATCGATTTTAGCGGCATCCGAAGAATTGGGCTGGAACGATGTTTCAGAAAAAGAAACCCTATTGGAGGCCGATCATAAAATAAATCAATCACAGCTGTTGTTCAGAAAAATAGAGGACAGCGAAATTCAAAATCAATTGGACAAATTGGAAGCTACCAAGAAAGCGAACGAAAACGAAAATAAGGCCGTAACACCCCAAAAAGATACCATTACCTTTGATGATTTCACCAAACTGGATATGCGTGTGGGCACCATCATTGAAGCCGAAAAAATGCCCAAGACCAAAAAATTATTGGTGTTAAAGGTAGATACGGGCATTGATACCAGAACCATTGTTTCCGGCATTGCCAAAAGTTTTAAACCTGAAGAGATTATCGGCAAAAAAGTAACCGTTTTAGTCAATTTGGCCCCAAGACCTTTACGTGGCGTTGAAAGCCAAGGCATGATATTAATGACCGAAAGCAAAGAGGGTAAATTGGTATTCGTTAACCCTGATGAAGATGGGGTGGCCAATGGGGAAGGGATAAGTTGA
- a CDS encoding putative endonuclease: MGKHNEFGKEGEKIAVDFLIKEGYDIVERNYRYLKAEVDIIAQKQDILAVVEVRARSNDQIIPIAETVTSKKIKLLVAAANNYVTENELEVEVRFDIITILKNRKIFKVEHLKSAFYHF; this comes from the coding sequence ATGGGAAAACATAATGAATTTGGAAAGGAAGGAGAGAAAATTGCTGTCGATTTTTTGATTAAAGAGGGTTATGACATTGTTGAAAGAAATTATCGCTATCTGAAAGCGGAAGTAGATATTATTGCTCAAAAACAAGATATTCTTGCGGTGGTCGAGGTTCGTGCCCGTAGTAATGACCAAATTATACCCATTGCAGAAACCGTAACCTCAAAGAAAATAAAGCTTTTGGTGGCCGCAGCAAATAACTATGTTACTGAAAATGAGTTGGAGGTTGAGGTTCGGTTTGATATAATTACCATTCTTAAAAATAGAAAAATCTTCAAGGTAGAGCATTTAAAGAGTGCATTTTACCATTTTTAG
- a CDS encoding threonine/homoserine efflux transporter RhtA, with the protein MKKALYAIILCAIIAGSNGVLIKHMNSLSAGAIGFFRTMIPVLILSPVLFSKSRPLFTGNYKKMLLASAVNVVRLYFYLLAFIYTSIGNAIVLAYTWPIFVFLIETRYYRKPLNKQQILLLLLAFTGMVITYTNKSFSFGNDDLIGMVSAVLCAIGYAITVVMFKSESENYTSEQLIVYQNLISSVFFLPFMFFLPEVQWDQIGIGLFYGVWVGIVIFKLFFYGLKFLPASTASGLMYIEIVSAITLGYFVLHETLNINTLIGGTLILISSFLITRANTKKG; encoded by the coding sequence TTGAAAAAGGCTCTCTACGCCATTATTCTTTGTGCCATAATTGCTGGCAGCAACGGGGTTCTCATTAAACACATGAATTCGCTATCGGCAGGTGCCATCGGTTTTTTTCGTACGATGATTCCTGTATTGATTCTTTCCCCGGTATTGTTCAGCAAATCAAGACCGTTATTTACGGGCAATTACAAAAAAATGCTATTGGCCTCTGCCGTGAACGTAGTACGCCTTTATTTTTATCTACTGGCTTTCATTTATACATCTATTGGTAATGCAATAGTATTGGCTTACACGTGGCCTATTTTTGTATTTCTTATTGAAACGAGGTATTATCGCAAACCCCTCAACAAACAACAGATCCTCTTACTTCTGTTGGCATTTACCGGAATGGTCATTACCTATACGAATAAGTCTTTCAGCTTTGGCAACGACGACCTTATAGGCATGGTATCCGCGGTTTTATGTGCTATTGGCTACGCCATCACCGTGGTAATGTTCAAATCGGAATCGGAAAATTATACTTCGGAGCAGCTTATCGTCTATCAAAACCTTATAAGTTCTGTTTTCTTTCTGCCCTTTATGTTCTTTCTTCCAGAAGTACAATGGGATCAAATAGGCATAGGTTTGTTCTATGGGGTTTGGGTCGGCATCGTGATTTTCAAACTGTTCTTTTATGGGCTCAAATTTCTACCGGCCTCAACAGCCTCAGGCCTTATGTATATAGAAATCGTCAGTGCCATCACCTTGGGGTATTTCGTGCTACACGAAACCTTGAATATAAATACCTTGATCGGTGGCACCCTAATTTTAATAAGTAGTTTTCTCATTACCCGGGCAAACACAAAAAAAGGTTAA
- a CDS encoding putative tellurite resistance protein B-like protein, whose product MKTTECNKVHFEENEKKAIIGLCYEVILADGLVHPNEIKTLHNLNEKLAINGIIVKEAQKTTIQEAESTLRNMSTSKKNSLARTLHEIAIADFHVHKKEVRLIIQTFKNIGIGR is encoded by the coding sequence ATGAAAACTACAGAATGTAATAAAGTACACTTTGAAGAGAATGAAAAAAAAGCCATAATCGGCTTATGTTATGAGGTTATTTTAGCAGATGGCCTAGTTCACCCCAACGAAATAAAGACTTTGCATAATCTTAATGAAAAATTAGCCATTAACGGTATTATCGTCAAGGAAGCTCAAAAAACCACCATTCAAGAAGCTGAATCGACCTTACGAAATATGTCGACATCAAAGAAAAATTCTTTGGCCAGAACGCTGCATGAGATAGCTATAGCAGATTTTCATGTTCACAAAAAGGAAGTTCGTTTGATTATTCAAACATTTAAGAATATTGGAATAGGCAGGTAA